One region of Zingiber officinale cultivar Zhangliang chromosome 7B, Zo_v1.1, whole genome shotgun sequence genomic DNA includes:
- the LOC122006683 gene encoding DNA repair protein XRCC3 homolog isoform X1 yields MSLDRVDKNWLFRGQFMARPHIEPLNPLLHLSSQKLTLGCPLLDHRLRGGLPVGSVTEIAGESASGKTQICLQILLSALLPPSRGGLSAASLFIHSEFPFPLRRLRALSSSSSLSDPLDHIFVAAAHSPHDLLSLLAAAESLVARPPTRLPIRLIVIDSIAALFRSDFDNTPSDLKKRSFLFFKIAAKLKEQARRFGLVVVVTNQVVDVVGSEDGPGRLRVGNYAYLCSSGRQVCPALGISWANCVNTRLFLSRKDMIVENNASSRTTRRMQVVFAPHLPEASCEFVIVRDGVFGVDL; encoded by the coding sequence ATGTCTTTGGACCGAGTCGATAAAAACTGGCTGTTTCGTGGCCAGTTTATGGCGCGTCCCCACATCGAACCCTTAAACCCTCTTCTCCATCTTTCGTCCCAAAAGCTCACCCTCGGTTGCCCCCTCCTCGACCACCGCCTTCGCGGCGGCCTCCCGGTTGGCTCCGTCACCGAGATAGCTGGCGAGAGCGCCTCCGGAAAGACCCAGATCTGCCTCCAGATCCTCCTTTCCGCCCTGCTCCCCCCTTCCCGCGGCGGCCTCTCCGCCGCCTCCCTCTTCATCCACTCCGAGTTCCCCTTTCCTCTTCGACGCCTCCGAGCTCTCTCCTCGTCCTCCTCGTTGTCCGACCCTCTCGACCACATCTTCGTCGCCGCCGCCCACTCCCCCCATGACCTTCTCTCCCTCCTCGCCGCAGCGGAATCTCTCGTCGCCCGTCCACCTACCCGCCTCCCTATAAGACTCATTGTAATTGACTCCATCGCCGCATTATTCCGCTCCGACTTTGATAACACCCCGAGTGACCTAAAGAAACGATCttttctcttcttcaagatcgccGCCAAGCTCAAGGAGCAGGCGAGGCGATTTGGGTTGGTCGTGGTGGTGACCAATCAGGTTGTCGATGTTGTGGGCTCGGAGGACGGGCCCGGCAGGCTGAGGGTGGGCAACTACGCTTATCTGTGTTCCTCCGGTCGGCAGGTTTGTCCGGCGTTGGGTATCTCGTGGGCGAACTGCGTTAATACTAGACTTTTCTTATCGAGAAAAGACATGATTGTTGAAAACAATGCTTCCTCGAGAACGACGAGGAGGATGCAGGTGGTTTTTGCGCCGCACTTGCCTGAGGCTTCTTGCGAGTTTGTGATCGTCAGGGATGGGGTGTTTGGTGTCGACCTGTAA